One Thermodesulfobacteriota bacterium genomic region harbors:
- a CDS encoding citrate synthase, translating into MAVAKDTLSITDNRTGKSYEIPIENDTIRAADLKQIKVKDDDFGMMSYDPAFGNTAACISKVTYIDGDNGILEYRGYPIAELAEKSNFLEVSYLLLHGELPSKSEYEQWVYDIIHHTIVHENIKRFMDGFRYDAHPMGMLLGTVGALSTFYPEAKDIFNKEIRDIQVHRLIAKMPTMAAFAYRHSMGMPYVYPDNDLSYAGNFLNMLFKMTELKYKPNPAIERAIDILFILHADHEQNCSASAMRNVGSSLPDPYSATAAAIAALYGPLHGGANEGVLQMLKEIGSVKNIPEYIKKAKSGEFRLMGFGHRVYKSYDPRAKIIKEIAYDVFEVTGKNPLLDIALELEKIALEDDYFVKRKLYPNVDFYSGLIYQSMGIPMDMFTVLFAIGRTPGWLAQWIELLEDPERRIARPRQVYLGERNRKYVPMSERGKKKKA; encoded by the coding sequence ATTGCCGTGGCGAAAGACACGTTATCCATCACAGACAACAGGACGGGTAAGAGTTACGAGATACCCATCGAGAACGACACTATAAGGGCAGCGGACCTCAAGCAGATAAAGGTCAAGGACGACGACTTCGGCATGATGAGCTATGACCCCGCTTTCGGGAACACGGCGGCATGCATAAGCAAGGTTACGTACATTGACGGCGACAACGGCATACTCGAGTACAGGGGCTACCCCATAGCCGAGCTCGCCGAGAAAAGCAACTTCCTCGAGGTGTCGTACCTGCTCCTCCACGGCGAGCTGCCGTCGAAATCGGAATACGAGCAGTGGGTATACGACATTATCCATCACACGATAGTGCACGAGAACATCAAGCGGTTCATGGACGGCTTCCGCTACGACGCTCACCCCATGGGCATGCTCCTCGGGACCGTAGGCGCGCTATCGACGTTCTACCCCGAGGCAAAGGACATATTCAACAAGGAGATACGCGACATCCAGGTGCACAGGCTCATAGCGAAGATGCCGACAATGGCGGCGTTCGCTTACCGCCATTCCATGGGGATGCCCTACGTATACCCGGACAACGACCTCTCCTACGCCGGCAACTTCCTCAACATGCTCTTCAAGATGACGGAGCTCAAGTACAAGCCGAACCCCGCTATCGAAAGGGCGATAGACATACTCTTCATACTGCACGCCGACCACGAGCAGAACTGCAGCGCGAGCGCGATGCGTAACGTCGGGAGCTCGCTGCCTGACCCCTATTCGGCGACCGCCGCGGCCATAGCCGCGCTCTACGGCCCGCTCCACGGCGGGGCCAACGAGGGCGTGCTCCAGATGCTCAAGGAGATAGGCTCGGTCAAGAACATCCCCGAATACATAAAGAAGGCGAAGTCGGGCGAGTTCAGGCTCATGGGGTTCGGACACCGCGTCTACAAGTCCTACGACCCGAGGGCCAAGATAATAAAGGAGATCGCATACGACGTCTTCGAGGTCACGGGAAAGAACCCGCTCCTCGACATAGCGCTCGAGCTCGAGAAGATAGCGCTCGAGGACGACTACTTCGTCAAGCGGAAACTCTATCCGAATGTGGACTTCTACTCGGGCCTCATCTACCAGAGCATGGGTATACCGATGGATATGTTCACCGTGCTCTTCGCGATCGGGCGTACGCCCGGATGGCTCGCCCAGTGGATTGAGCTCCTCGAAGACCCCGAGAGGAGGATCGCCCGTCCGAGGCAGGTTTACCTAGGCGAAAGGAACCGCAAGTACGTTCCGATGTCCGAAAGGGGCAAAAAGAAGAAGGCGTAA
- a CDS encoding M42 family peptidase: MDLGLLKKLCEAPGLPGHEGPVKEIIREAFSEFTQDIGEDALGNIIARVPGKGPKLVIDAHTDEVGFMVSHIDAKGFLHVIPLGGMDPRVFYAQRITVWGRKPVTGTVAAIPPHVSRNSNNKEVPEVEDCVVDLGLSADKVRELVRVGDVASFNYPFEETEDALISKAIDDRVGLFVMIEALKRKPKLSCDLYLTATVQEEVGLRGANVIVPAIEPDFAIAIEGTVAMDVPGISEHKTLANTGKGPEVRLSDRFLVAHRPFSDFIMKTAELKKIPYQITVKKAGSTNATAMQVTGKGTRAASVSVPVRYLHSPSCLAYKSDIGHTIDLIHAVIESVGDFGKDPSR, encoded by the coding sequence ATGGACCTGGGTTTACTCAAGAAACTATGCGAAGCGCCGGGCCTCCCCGGCCACGAAGGGCCTGTAAAGGAGATCATAAGAGAGGCGTTCTCCGAATTCACGCAAGATATCGGAGAGGACGCCCTCGGCAATATCATAGCCCGCGTCCCCGGAAAGGGGCCCAAGCTCGTCATCGACGCCCATACGGATGAGGTGGGGTTCATGGTGAGCCATATCGACGCCAAAGGGTTCCTCCACGTCATCCCTTTAGGCGGCATGGACCCGAGGGTCTTTTACGCGCAGAGGATAACAGTGTGGGGGAGAAAACCCGTCACCGGGACAGTAGCCGCCATACCTCCCCATGTGAGCCGGAACTCGAACAACAAGGAAGTGCCCGAGGTCGAGGACTGCGTCGTCGATCTGGGGCTTTCGGCGGACAAGGTCAGGGAGCTCGTCAGGGTCGGGGACGTTGCGTCATTCAACTACCCGTTCGAAGAGACTGAGGACGCGCTTATCTCCAAAGCAATCGACGACAGGGTCGGGTTATTCGTAATGATCGAAGCGCTTAAAAGAAAGCCTAAGCTCTCCTGCGACCTCTATCTAACCGCTACCGTCCAGGAGGAGGTGGGGCTCAGGGGCGCGAACGTGATAGTGCCCGCGATAGAGCCCGATTTCGCAATTGCGATAGAGGGCACGGTCGCCATGGACGTGCCGGGCATATCGGAGCACAAGACGCTCGCAAATACGGGCAAGGGCCCTGAAGTGAGGCTCTCCGACAGGTTCCTCGTCGCACACAGGCCGTTCAGCGACTTTATAATGAAAACGGCTGAGCTGAAAAAAATCCCCTACCAGATCACCGTGAAGAAGGCGGGCTCGACCAACGCGACGGCCATGCAGGTCACTGGAAAGGGCACGCGGGCGGCTTCGGTATCGGTCCCGGTGCGCTACCTCCACAGCCCCAGCTGCCTCGCCTATAAATCCGACATAGGGCACACGATAGACCTGATACACGCGGTCATTGAAAGCGTAGGAGACTTTGGGAAAGACCCTTCGCGCTGA
- a CDS encoding site-2 protease family protein — MKVGKIHIILFILTVLTTFATGLSFGGTVLSALAFSGALLFILGSHEMGHYFYGKKYGVDITPPYFIPAPPFISPIGTFGAFIKIKSPISTRKALFDIGIAGPLAGIIASVPVLLIGIRLSTIVDVPEGEAGQGLVLGSPLIFTFFSGIFFGKIPEGKDLFLHPVAFAGWVGLFVTALNLIPSGQLDGGHIVYSLFSKKTHKTVSVVMIALLIIFGIGTEPLFLLYQRFAGAGVGDVLSRLPEFEGWPGWILWAVLLTLIGTKHPPTIHDEGELDTGRKLLGFIALLIFIGCITPVPIKLA, encoded by the coding sequence ATGAAAGTCGGAAAGATACATATTATCCTCTTTATCCTCACGGTCCTCACCACCTTCGCGACGGGCCTCTCGTTCGGGGGGACGGTGCTGAGCGCGCTCGCCTTCTCCGGGGCGCTCCTGTTCATACTCGGCTCTCACGAGATGGGGCATTACTTCTACGGAAAGAAATACGGTGTCGACATAACGCCCCCTTACTTCATCCCTGCGCCGCCCTTTATATCGCCGATTGGCACGTTCGGAGCGTTCATAAAGATAAAGTCCCCTATCTCGACGCGTAAAGCCCTGTTCGATATAGGGATTGCGGGCCCGCTTGCGGGGATCATAGCGAGCGTCCCGGTCCTGCTCATAGGGATCAGGCTCTCGACGATAGTGGACGTCCCGGAAGGGGAGGCGGGGCAGGGGCTCGTTCTCGGCTCGCCACTCATATTCACCTTCTTCTCGGGGATATTCTTCGGCAAGATACCCGAAGGGAAAGACCTCTTCCTCCATCCGGTGGCTTTCGCGGGATGGGTGGGGTTATTCGTTACGGCGCTCAACCTCATCCCCTCCGGACAGCTCGACGGGGGGCATATCGTGTATTCCCTTTTCTCGAAGAAGACGCACAAGACAGTGTCCGTCGTCATGATAGCGCTCCTTATAATTTTCGGCATAGGGACCGAGCCGCTGTTTCTCCTTTACCAGAGGTTCGCCGGGGCAGGCGTCGGCGATGTCCTCAGCCGTCTACCGGAATTCGAGGGCTGGCCCGGCTGGATACTGTGGGCCGTGCTGCTCACGCTCATCGGCACGAAGCACCCACCCACGATACACGACGAGGGGGAGCTCGACACCGGGAGGAAACTCCTCGGATTCATTGCTCTTTTGATCTTTATCGGGTGCATTACCCCGGTGCCCATAAAGCTAGCCTAG